One part of the Kwoniella dendrophila CBS 6074 chromosome 5, complete sequence genome encodes these proteins:
- a CDS encoding methylenetetrahydrofolate reductase, translating to MKITEKLEKAEKEGRTFWSFEFFPPRTAQGLQNLYDRIERMRNLGPEFIDITWGAGGKNADLTSSLVEVCQETIGIETCMHLCCTEMPKEKVEWALAKAKEHGCQNILALRGDPVAGTTKWEPTPGGFNNAVDLVKHIHKHYPGDFCVAVAGFPQGHPETPEGADALEQEMKWLKEKVDAGADFIFTQLFYDVEIFFEWVKKVRSVGITIPIIPGIMPIQNWEKFEKWVQRENIKVPQHFYDQLKPVKGDDEKVRQVGTKLVAEMCKKILENKEAGIKGLHIYTLNLEKGARMLLNELGLEGRREQIAPLPWRPSLTPHRRAETIRPIFWANRVQSYLSRTDEWDEFPNGRWGDSRSPAYGDLDGYPVSIGINANDAYELWGHPTTFTEICNLFAKFCRGELTKLPWSTQPAASETSVINQQLAKMNEMGYLTINSQPAVDGAPSDDKIHGWGPAGGYVYQKAYLEFFVSPELLQPLIRRIERDPRITYYAVNKQGDLKTNTHSEGPNALTWGVFPGKEIVQPTIVEAVSFIAWKDEAFELGLQWANLYPPESESRTLIQQTMNNSYLVNIVANDFRDGMSIFQPFLLDQQQQINVGKLVGNAQETINGVYENVKDGLNGVAESVKNVVGVNGNGTPNGVAVNGH from the exons ATGAAGATCACAGAGAAATTGGAGAAAGCAGAAAAGGAAGGTAGAACCTTTTGGAGTTTCGAATTCTTCCCTCCAAGGACTGCTCAG GGTTTACAAAATCTTTATGATCGAATCGAACGTATGCGTAATTTAGGGCCAGAATTTATCGATATTACTTG GGGTGCTGGAGGAAAAAACGCAGATTTGACCAGTTCTTTGGTAGAAGTATGCCAAGAAACGATTGGTATAGAAACATGTATGCACTTGTGTTGTACCGAAA TGCCgaaggaaaaggtagaatggGCTTTAGCA AAAGCTAAAGAACACGGATGTCAAAATATTCTTGCGTTAAGAGGTGATCCAGTAGCAGGTACAACTAAATGGGAACCCACACCTGGAGGATTCAACAATGCAGTTGATTTAGTCAAACATATCCATAAACATTATCCTGGAGATTTCTGTGTAGCTGTTGCTGGATTTCCGCAAGGTCATCCAGAAACACCTGAAGGTGCTGATGCATTAGAACAAGAAATGAAATggttaaaagaaaaagttgatgcTGGAGCAGATTTCATATTTACACAATTATTTTATGATGTTGAAATATTTTTTGAATGGGTTAAAAAAGTCAGATCTGTCGGTATCACCATACCAATTATACCTGGTATTATGCCAATTCAAAATTGGGAAAAGTTTGAAAAATGGGTTCAACGTGAAAATATTAAAGTTCCACAACACTTCtatgatcaattgaaacctgttaaaggtgatgatgaaaaagttaGACAAGTTGGTACAAAATTAGTTGCAGAAATGTGTAAGAAGATtttagaaaataaagaagCTGGTATCAAAGGTTTACATATTTATACAttaaatttagaaaaaggtgcAAGAATGttattaaatgaattaggtttagaaggtagaagagaacAAATCGCTCCTTTACCTTGGAGACCTTCTTTAACACCTCATAGAAGAGCTGAAACTATTAGACCTATTTTCTG GGCCAATCGAGTCCAATCATACTTGTCGAGAACTGATGAATGGGATGAATTCCCTAATGGTAGATGGGGAGATTCGCGCTCTCCTGCAtatggtgatttagatggttATCCGGTATCTATCGGTATCAAC GCAAATGACGCTTATGAATTATGGGGACATCCTACCACTTTCACTGAAATTTGTAATTTATTTGCAAAATTCTGTCGAGGTGAATTAACAAAACTTCCTTGGTCCACTCAACCTGCTGCATCCGAAACTTCCgtcatcaatcaacaattagctaaaatgaACGAGATGGGCTATCTTACAATTAATTCTCAACCTGCTGTCGATGGTGCTCCAAGTGATGATAAGATACATGGTTGGGGACCAGCGGGTGGTTATGTATACCAAAAA GCATACTTGGAATTCTTTgtttcacctgaattactCCAACCTCTCATTCGACGAATCGAACGTGATCCTCGAATAACCTACTATGCTGTTAACAAGCAAGGCGATTTGAAGACAAATACGCATAGTGAAGGTCCTAACGCTCTTACATGGGGTGTGTTCCCTGGTAAAGAGATTGTGCAACCTACTATCGTTGAGGCTGTATCTTTCATTGCTTGGAA AGACGAAGCATTCGAACTCGGTTTACAATGGGCCAACTTGTATCCACCTGAATCGGAATCAAGGACATTGATCCAGCAGACGATGAACAACTCTTACTTGGTCAACATCGTAGCTAACGATTTCAGAGATGGAATGTCAATCTTCCAACCTTTCTTACTTgatcagcaacaacaaataaatgTGGGGAAATTAGTGGGTAATGCTCAAGAAACCATCAATGGTGTATatgaaaatgttaaagaTGGTTTGAACGGTGTCGCTGAATCAGTCAAAAATGTAGTTGGtgttaatggtaatggtacaCCTAATGGTGTTGCTGTAAATGGTCACTAA